One Chromobacterium paludis genomic window carries:
- a CDS encoding DUF2789 domain-containing protein: MDTSNHQLPGLFRQLGLADEPAAMRAFIASHPLPPGASLAEAPFWSAAQASFLRQALECDAEWSEAVDELAVLLQQGEA, from the coding sequence ATGGACACCAGCAATCACCAGTTGCCCGGCCTGTTTCGCCAACTGGGCCTGGCCGACGAACCGGCGGCGATGCGCGCCTTTATCGCCAGCCATCCGCTGCCGCCGGGCGCCAGCTTGGCCGAGGCGCCGTTCTGGAGCGCCGCGCAAGCATCTTTCCTGCGCCAGGCGCTGGAATGCGACGCCGAATGGAGCGAGGCGGTGGACGAGCTGGCCGTGCTGCTGCAACAGGGGGAGGCTTAA
- a CDS encoding substrate-binding periplasmic protein: MPHKIIQGLLLLALLLVQQSQAGEPPGLIVNVDASNPPLMYAGPHGASGLYPTLIAKICERAGIAVTLRAGSWRLALQELGKGSAAAGGIIKTAEREKLFNFSQPLFLERVVMAYPAKASGYGSLADLNGKRVGVIAGWSYGDDFDHARKDGKFSALDGDSDEQNLRQLKLGRLDVVLGIRESLQLALRQDGYRDISLSQAVLVSNPSFLAINRSSQQQALLTRFNLALEAMRRDGSYDALLRDFFAGKPAAR; this comes from the coding sequence ATGCCGCACAAAATCATCCAAGGCCTATTGCTGCTGGCGCTGCTCCTCGTCCAGCAGAGCCAGGCCGGCGAGCCGCCCGGCCTGATCGTCAATGTCGACGCCAGCAACCCGCCGCTGATGTATGCCGGTCCACACGGCGCCAGCGGACTCTACCCCACGCTGATCGCCAAAATCTGCGAACGGGCCGGCATCGCCGTCACCTTGCGCGCCGGATCCTGGCGCCTGGCCCTGCAGGAGCTGGGCAAAGGCAGCGCGGCGGCCGGCGGCATCATCAAAACCGCCGAGCGCGAAAAACTGTTCAACTTCAGCCAGCCACTGTTCCTGGAACGCGTGGTCATGGCCTACCCGGCCAAGGCTAGCGGCTATGGCTCGCTGGCGGATTTGAATGGCAAGCGGGTCGGGGTGATCGCCGGCTGGAGCTATGGCGACGATTTCGACCACGCCAGAAAAGACGGCAAGTTCAGCGCCCTGGACGGCGACAGCGACGAGCAAAACCTGCGCCAGCTGAAGCTGGGCCGGCTGGACGTGGTGCTGGGCATACGCGAGTCGCTGCAACTGGCGCTGCGGCAAGACGGCTATCGCGACATCTCGCTGTCCCAGGCCGTGCTAGTCAGCAATCCGTCCTTTCTCGCCATCAATCGAAGCTCGCAGCAACAGGCCCTGCTGACGCGCTTCAACCTGGCCCTGGAGGCGATGCGCCGCGACGGCAGCTACGACGCGCTGCTGCGCGATTTCTTCGCCGGCAAGCCCGCTGCGCGCTGA
- a CDS encoding EthD family reductase yields the protein MITVSVLYPHHAGAHFDFGYYLQNHMPMVQQLLGHALKGARVDRGLSGAEAGSPAGYVALALLQFDTMEAFQQAFGPVAARIMGDVPNYTDIQPQIQYSEVALWDERQPGVNGWYADAQ from the coding sequence ATGATAACCGTCAGCGTTCTCTACCCGCATCACGCGGGCGCGCATTTCGATTTCGGCTATTACCTGCAAAACCACATGCCCATGGTGCAGCAATTGCTTGGCCATGCGCTGAAAGGCGCGCGGGTCGACCGCGGCCTGTCCGGCGCGGAGGCGGGCAGTCCGGCCGGCTATGTCGCGCTGGCCTTGCTGCAGTTCGATACCATGGAGGCGTTCCAACAGGCGTTTGGCCCGGTGGCGGCGCGCATCATGGGCGATGTGCCGAACTACACCGATATCCAGCCGCAGATCCAGTACAGCGAAGTGGCGTTGTGGGACGAGCGCCAGCCAGGCGTCAACGGCTGGTATGCCGACGCGCAATAA
- the pyk gene encoding pyruvate kinase: MLRNTKILATLGPSSSTPEQILELARAGVNIFRLNMSHGSHDDHRARLQAIRAAEKALDRPLGVVVDLQGPKLRIGKFPHATPVQTGDAYEFVLDEVPGDNKRATLPHPEAFAALQPGHRILVNDGKLAFHVEQVEPRRIVTRVAVGGDLSSNKGFNLPNTVLPLSVITEKDRKDAEFALAEGADWLAMSFVQTAADVQELRDIVGKRVGIISKIEKPSAVDDLDAIAMLSDAVMVARGDLGVELPPEDVPVAQRKIVHQCRHLGRPVIVATQMLESMITAPTPTRAEANDVATAVYEGADAVMLSAETAAGQFPLEAVQIMDRIIRRVEGAPDYRKVMALDYSAADEPDRTDAIAACVRKVATLLPVTVSVAFTTSGSTCIYLARERPSTPILGISPNLTTARRLSLVWGVVAYHGPDAENLEDMVVKTTFCATKLGLAEQGKPMVIIAGVPFGTPGSTNLLRIVYP, translated from the coding sequence ATGCTTCGCAACACCAAAATTCTCGCTACGCTGGGGCCGTCCTCCAGCACCCCGGAACAAATCCTGGAATTGGCCCGCGCCGGGGTCAACATCTTCCGGCTCAATATGAGCCACGGCAGCCATGACGACCATCGCGCCCGGCTGCAGGCCATCCGCGCCGCGGAAAAGGCGCTGGACCGCCCGCTGGGCGTAGTGGTGGACCTGCAAGGCCCCAAGCTGCGCATCGGCAAATTCCCGCATGCCACGCCGGTGCAGACCGGCGACGCCTATGAGTTCGTGCTGGATGAAGTGCCCGGCGACAACAAGCGCGCCACGCTGCCGCACCCGGAAGCCTTCGCCGCGCTGCAGCCCGGCCACCGCATCCTGGTCAACGACGGCAAACTGGCGTTCCACGTGGAACAAGTGGAACCGCGCCGCATCGTCACCCGCGTCGCGGTGGGCGGCGACCTGTCCAGCAACAAGGGCTTCAATCTGCCCAACACCGTGCTGCCGCTGTCGGTCATTACTGAAAAAGATCGCAAGGACGCCGAATTCGCGCTGGCCGAAGGCGCGGACTGGCTGGCCATGTCCTTCGTGCAAACCGCGGCCGACGTCCAGGAGCTGCGCGACATCGTCGGCAAGCGCGTCGGCATCATTTCCAAGATCGAAAAACCGTCCGCCGTCGATGACCTGGACGCCATCGCCATGTTGTCCGACGCCGTCATGGTGGCGCGCGGCGACCTGGGCGTGGAGCTGCCGCCGGAAGACGTGCCGGTGGCGCAGCGCAAGATCGTGCATCAATGCCGCCACCTGGGCCGCCCGGTCATCGTGGCCACCCAGATGCTGGAATCCATGATCACCGCGCCGACGCCCACGCGCGCCGAAGCCAACGACGTGGCCACCGCCGTCTACGAAGGCGCGGACGCGGTCATGCTGTCGGCCGAAACCGCCGCCGGCCAGTTCCCGCTGGAAGCGGTGCAGATCATGGACCGCATCATCCGCCGCGTGGAAGGCGCGCCGGACTACCGCAAGGTGATGGCGCTGGACTACAGCGCGGCCGACGAGCCGGACCGCACCGACGCCATCGCCGCCTGTGTGCGCAAGGTGGCCACCCTGCTGCCGGTCACCGTGTCGGTGGCTTTCACCACCAGCGGCTCCACCTGCATCTATCTGGCGCGCGAACGTCCGTCCACGCCGATACTGGGCATCTCGCCCAATCTGACCACGGCGCGCCGCCTGTCCCTGGTATGGGGCGTGGTGGCCTACCACGGCCCGGACGCGGAAAACCTGGAAGACATGGTCGTCAAGACCACCTTCTGCGCCACCAAGCTGGGCCTGGCCGAGCAGGGCAAGCCCATGGTGATCATCGCCGGCGTGCCCTTCGGCACCCCCGGCTCCACCAATCTGCTGCGCATCGTTTACCCATAA
- a CDS encoding VOC family protein, whose protein sequence is MISHLDHIVLTVRDIEAAAAFYQRALKLEAVTFGNGRRALRFGNQKINLQTLGQETRNHAAIGCGDLCLIASAPLPEVIEHLKREGVAIVEGPVTRSGAMGPITSVYFKDPDGNLVEVSSYNF, encoded by the coding sequence ATGATCAGCCATCTCGACCATATCGTACTGACCGTCCGCGACATCGAGGCGGCGGCGGCTTTCTACCAGCGCGCGCTGAAGCTGGAAGCGGTGACGTTCGGCAATGGCCGCCGCGCGCTGCGTTTCGGCAACCAGAAGATCAATCTGCAGACTTTGGGCCAGGAGACGCGCAATCACGCCGCCATCGGTTGCGGCGACCTGTGCCTGATCGCTTCCGCGCCGCTGCCGGAGGTGATTGAACACCTGAAGCGCGAGGGCGTGGCCATCGTCGAAGGGCCGGTGACGCGCAGCGGCGCGATGGGGCCCATCACCTCGGTGTATTTCAAGGACCCGGACGGCAATCTGGTGGAAGTCAGCAGTTACAATTTTTGA
- a CDS encoding winged helix-turn-helix domain-containing protein, producing MTIHLSLQQARHLQLAAQGLLAAPRRKAAKADALAAIRRMALLQIDTISVVARSPYLVLYSRIGHYDPAWLDQLLAEGALFEYWAHEACFVPVEDYRLLRHRMLNAEGMGWKFSQRWYEQHRADIEAIVERIREHGPARSADFERQGGKGNGWWDWKPEKRHLEALFTLGRLMVKERRSFQRVYDLAERVLPDWDDARDLPSPEDVRLEQMRNSCRALGLAKPAWVADYYRLKRAPYGELLHGLADQGELIPVKVEGWSHDAFVHASLAAELELAAAGKLNSGNTAILSPFDPLVWDRKRALELFDFDYKIECYTPAPKRKYGYFTLPILNRGKLVGRLDAKAHRAQGVFEVKSLHLEPGVRVSQRLADDLKTALNKLAAWHGAPRLAVSQAPDGLAGRLTS from the coding sequence ATGACGATACACCTCTCCCTGCAGCAAGCCCGCCATCTGCAATTGGCCGCCCAAGGCCTGCTCGCCGCGCCGCGCCGCAAGGCGGCCAAGGCCGACGCGCTGGCCGCCATCCGCCGCATGGCGCTGCTGCAGATCGACACCATCAGCGTGGTGGCGCGCAGCCCCTACCTAGTGCTGTACAGCCGCATCGGCCATTACGACCCGGCCTGGCTGGACCAATTGCTGGCCGAGGGCGCGCTGTTCGAATACTGGGCGCACGAGGCCTGCTTCGTGCCGGTGGAGGACTACCGCCTGCTGCGCCACCGCATGTTGAACGCAGAGGGCATGGGCTGGAAGTTTTCACAGCGCTGGTACGAGCAGCACCGCGCCGACATCGAGGCCATCGTCGAGCGCATCCGCGAACACGGCCCGGCGCGCTCGGCCGATTTCGAGCGCCAGGGCGGCAAGGGAAATGGCTGGTGGGACTGGAAGCCGGAAAAACGCCATCTGGAAGCGCTGTTCACGCTGGGCAGGCTGATGGTGAAGGAACGCCGCAGCTTCCAGCGCGTCTACGACCTGGCCGAGCGGGTGCTGCCGGATTGGGACGACGCGCGCGACCTGCCTTCTCCCGAAGACGTGCGGCTGGAGCAGATGCGCAACAGCTGCCGCGCGCTGGGCCTGGCCAAGCCGGCGTGGGTGGCCGACTACTACCGGCTCAAGCGCGCGCCCTACGGCGAACTGCTGCATGGCCTGGCCGACCAGGGCGAGCTGATTCCGGTCAAAGTGGAGGGCTGGAGCCACGACGCCTTCGTCCACGCCAGCCTGGCCGCGGAGCTGGAACTGGCGGCGGCCGGCAAGCTGAACAGCGGCAATACCGCCATCCTGTCGCCGTTCGACCCGCTGGTATGGGACCGCAAGCGCGCGCTGGAGCTATTCGACTTCGATTACAAGATCGAGTGCTACACCCCGGCGCCCAAGCGCAAGTACGGCTATTTCACGCTGCCGATACTGAACCGCGGCAAGCTGGTGGGCCGTCTGGACGCCAAGGCTCACCGCGCCCAGGGCGTGTTCGAGGTCAAATCGCTGCACCTGGAGCCGGGCGTGCGCGTCAGCCAGCGGCTGGCCGACGACTTGAAGACCGCGCTGAACAAGCTGGCCGCCTGGCACGGCGCGCCCAGGCTGGCCGTCAGCCAGGCGCCGGACGGCCTGGCCGGACGCCTGACCAGTTAA
- the glpK gene encoding glycerol kinase GlpK → MSDQYVLALDQGTTSSRAILFNRSGDIVSLAQKEFRQIYPQAGWVEHDPQEIWGGQVGVAAEAVAKAGIDGRSIAAIGITNQRETTIVWDRETGQPVYNAIVWQDRRTAEFCDELKARGLSELIRSKTGLLVDAYFSGSKIKWILDNVPGARDRAREGKLAFGTVDSWLIWNFTHGKVHVTDVSNASRTMLYNIHTLEWDAELLDIMGIPASMLPQVKSSSEVYGHTHAAHLGVEIPIAGVAGDQQAALFGQQCTTPGMVKNTYGTGCFMMLNTGDTPIESSNNLLTTIAWKVDGKVQYALEGSIFIGGAVVKWLRDGLGIIRHSADVGPLAQEVENSDGVYLVPAFAGLGAPHWNASARGTIVGATLGTKAAHIARAALDSIAYQTRDVLKAMEADAKMSIAELRVDGGATVNELLMQFQSDILAVDVVRPKITETTALGAAYLAGLAVGYWKNVDDVQGQWQLDRRFQPEMAADEVAGNVKGWQRAVNAAKAWADDQA, encoded by the coding sequence ATGAGCGATCAGTACGTACTGGCCTTGGACCAGGGCACCACCAGTTCCCGAGCCATCCTGTTCAACCGCAGCGGCGACATCGTGTCGCTGGCGCAAAAGGAATTCCGCCAGATCTACCCGCAAGCGGGCTGGGTTGAGCATGATCCGCAGGAAATCTGGGGCGGCCAGGTGGGCGTGGCCGCGGAAGCGGTGGCCAAGGCCGGCATCGACGGTCGCAGCATCGCCGCCATCGGCATCACCAACCAGCGCGAAACCACCATCGTGTGGGACCGCGAAACCGGCCAGCCGGTGTACAACGCCATCGTGTGGCAGGACCGCCGCACCGCCGAGTTCTGCGACGAACTGAAAGCCCGCGGCCTCTCCGAACTGATCCGCTCCAAGACCGGCCTGCTGGTGGACGCCTACTTCTCCGGCAGCAAGATCAAGTGGATTCTGGACAATGTCCCCGGCGCGCGCGACCGTGCCCGCGAAGGCAAGCTGGCTTTCGGCACTGTGGACAGCTGGCTGATCTGGAACTTCACCCACGGCAAGGTGCACGTGACCGACGTGTCCAACGCCTCGCGCACCATGCTGTACAACATCCACACCCTGGAATGGGACGCCGAGCTGCTGGACATCATGGGCATCCCCGCCTCCATGCTGCCGCAAGTGAAGAGCTCCAGCGAAGTGTACGGCCACACCCACGCCGCCCACCTGGGCGTGGAAATCCCGATCGCCGGCGTGGCCGGCGACCAGCAGGCCGCCTTGTTCGGCCAGCAGTGCACCACGCCGGGCATGGTGAAAAACACCTACGGCACCGGCTGCTTCATGATGCTGAACACCGGCGACACACCGATCGAATCGTCCAACAACCTGCTCACCACCATCGCCTGGAAGGTGGACGGCAAGGTGCAGTACGCGCTGGAAGGCTCCATCTTCATCGGCGGCGCGGTGGTGAAATGGCTGCGCGACGGTCTGGGCATCATTCGCCATTCGGCAGACGTCGGCCCGCTGGCGCAGGAAGTGGAAAACAGCGACGGCGTCTACCTGGTGCCGGCCTTCGCCGGCCTGGGCGCGCCGCACTGGAACGCCAGCGCCCGCGGCACCATCGTCGGCGCCACCCTGGGCACCAAGGCCGCCCACATCGCCCGCGCCGCGCTGGACAGCATCGCCTACCAGACCCGCGACGTGCTGAAGGCGATGGAAGCCGACGCCAAGATGAGCATCGCCGAGCTGCGCGTGGACGGCGGCGCCACCGTCAACGAGCTGCTGATGCAGTTCCAGTCCGACATCCTGGCCGTGGACGTGGTGCGTCCCAAGATCACCGAAACCACCGCCCTGGGCGCCGCCTACCTGGCCGGCCTGGCCGTGGGCTACTGGAAGAACGTGGACGACGTGCAGGGTCAATGGCAGCTGGACCGCCGCTTCCAGCCGGAAATGGCCGCCGACGAAGTGGCCGGCAACGTCAAGGGCTGGCAGCGCGCGGTCAACGCCGCCAAGGCCTGGGCCGACGACCAAGCCTGA
- a CDS encoding GGDEF domain-containing protein has protein sequence MSDYLLIMVSLAVASIGLITWQHSVRADLVRARHRWLQASLLLAGGMLLEGHLLGPGFLQRSIGPAMTTGGITLQLMVIARLIGKRLPDWLWLAVAAYAGLNQWVPWTTAQLIVDAVEIPLLYLAAAWLYWRAERQVCHNRFSPTALLFLVSAILFIWRDTTDILRHLQGLPLLPHPQDTVHHWALTFAAAAQVCGAVGFLNIALQRQNSRLEDAANIDPLTATGNRRALQYWLRTLEASTERVCVVMLDIDHFKSINDRYGHPAGDMVLQALAGVLNNGVRENDLLIRYGGEEFCLVMPDTPAQTGYVVAERLRQQFSQLRPLPGQPDLSCSFSAGVYEWQCRQHDFASAQQKADQALYQAKRDGRNRVCLL, from the coding sequence ATGTCAGACTACCTGCTCATCATGGTCTCGCTGGCAGTCGCCAGCATAGGCCTCATCACCTGGCAGCACAGCGTGCGCGCGGACCTGGTGCGCGCGCGGCACCGCTGGCTGCAGGCCTCGCTCTTGCTGGCCGGCGGCATGCTGCTGGAAGGCCATCTGCTGGGACCGGGCTTTTTGCAGCGCAGCATCGGCCCCGCCATGACGACGGGCGGCATCACCCTGCAGCTGATGGTCATCGCCCGCCTGATCGGCAAGCGGCTGCCGGACTGGCTGTGGCTGGCGGTGGCGGCCTACGCCGGATTGAACCAGTGGGTGCCGTGGACCACGGCGCAACTGATTGTCGACGCCGTGGAGATCCCGCTGCTGTACCTGGCCGCCGCCTGGCTGTACTGGCGGGCGGAGCGCCAGGTGTGCCATAACCGCTTCAGCCCCACCGCCCTGCTGTTCCTGGTCAGCGCGATCCTGTTCATCTGGCGCGACACCACCGACATCCTGCGCCATCTGCAGGGCCTCCCTCTGCTGCCCCATCCCCAGGATACCGTCCACCACTGGGCGCTGACCTTCGCCGCGGCAGCCCAGGTCTGCGGCGCGGTGGGCTTTCTCAATATCGCACTGCAGCGGCAGAACAGCCGGCTGGAAGACGCCGCCAACATCGACCCGCTGACGGCGACCGGCAACCGCCGCGCGCTGCAATACTGGCTGCGCACGCTGGAGGCCTCCACCGAGCGCGTCTGCGTGGTGATGCTGGACATCGACCACTTCAAGTCCATCAACGACCGCTACGGCCATCCTGCCGGCGACATGGTCTTGCAGGCCCTGGCAGGCGTGCTGAACAACGGCGTGCGCGAAAACGACCTGCTGATACGCTATGGTGGCGAGGAATTCTGCCTGGTGATGCCGGACACGCCGGCGCAAACGGGCTATGTGGTGGCGGAAAGGCTGCGCCAGCAGTTCAGCCAGTTGCGGCCCCTGCCCGGCCAGCCCGATCTGAGCTGCAGCTTCTCCGCCGGCGTCTACGAATGGCAATGCCGCCAGCACGATTTCGCCAGCGCCCAGCAAAAGGCGGACCAGGCGCTGTACCAGGCCAAACGGGACGGCCGCAACCGGGTGTGCCTGCTGTGA
- a CDS encoding gamma-glutamylcyclotransferase family protein — MPKLFSYGTLQQDNVQLATFGRLLNGHPAQLVGFKREMLEIRDAEVVRASGKTHHPIIHPSDCQQDRVAGSVFNISEQELAQADLYEVDDYRRVQALLDNGERAWVYIAA; from the coding sequence ATGCCCAAACTGTTCTCTTACGGCACCTTGCAGCAAGACAATGTGCAGCTCGCTACCTTCGGCCGCCTGCTGAACGGCCATCCTGCGCAATTGGTGGGATTCAAGCGGGAGATGCTGGAAATCCGCGATGCCGAGGTAGTGCGCGCCAGCGGCAAGACCCACCATCCCATCATCCACCCGAGCGACTGTCAGCAAGACCGCGTCGCCGGCAGCGTGTTCAACATCAGCGAGCAGGAACTGGCTCAAGCCGACCTCTATGAAGTGGACGACTACCGGCGTGTGCAGGCCTTGCTCGACAATGGCGAGCGCGCCTGGGTCTACATCGCCGCCTGA
- a CDS encoding GGDEF domain-containing protein translates to MKQTDQTLLEQLRITEFEIEQRKMLFGLEPRDELLLRAAGNSIEAHLDDLVDRFYELQTSTPEIALLIGDADTLQRLRAAQRRYVIDLFSGVYDLDYVNNRLRIGLVHKRIGVEPKLYLAAVQTLKTLLVQKLGNIIPDPDVLMHTQLSLDKLVMFDVALVFETYIRSLVAEIEASRNKSEQYARLLEEKVAMRTRQLEVLSRTDPLTGLLNRRYLDETLTRVLRGAQYRREKVALVYVDIDNFKHINDSQGHQRGDEILRVLGEIICRISRAEDGCFRYGGDEFCIVLPNCDARHAEQTFMLRLRNEMAKVLPEVSLSMGCAETGPDDFILPDVLLDQADQRMYRVKQDGRLPPAPEDGVPEASPGDYAD, encoded by the coding sequence ATGAAACAGACCGATCAGACTTTGCTGGAGCAACTTCGCATCACGGAATTCGAGATCGAGCAACGCAAAATGCTGTTTGGCCTGGAGCCGCGCGATGAGTTGTTGCTGCGCGCGGCCGGCAATTCGATAGAGGCGCATCTGGACGATCTGGTGGACCGCTTCTACGAGTTGCAGACCAGCACGCCGGAAATCGCGCTGCTGATAGGCGACGCCGATACCTTGCAAAGACTGCGCGCGGCCCAGCGCCGCTATGTGATAGACCTGTTCAGCGGCGTCTATGATCTGGACTACGTCAACAACCGCCTCCGCATCGGCCTGGTGCACAAGCGCATCGGCGTGGAGCCCAAGCTGTACCTGGCGGCGGTGCAGACGCTGAAAACGCTGTTGGTGCAGAAGCTGGGCAACATCATCCCGGATCCGGACGTGCTGATGCATACCCAGTTGTCGCTGGACAAGCTGGTGATGTTCGACGTGGCGCTGGTGTTTGAAACCTATATCCGCAGCCTGGTGGCGGAAATTGAGGCCTCGCGCAACAAGTCCGAGCAATATGCGCGGCTGCTGGAGGAAAAGGTGGCGATGCGCACGCGCCAGCTGGAGGTGCTGTCGCGCACCGATCCGCTGACCGGCCTGTTGAACCGCCGCTACTTGGACGAGACGCTGACCCGGGTGCTGCGCGGCGCCCAGTACCGGCGCGAGAAAGTGGCGTTGGTGTATGTGGACATCGACAATTTCAAGCACATCAACGACAGCCAGGGCCATCAGCGCGGCGACGAGATTCTGCGCGTGCTGGGCGAGATCATCTGCCGCATTTCCCGCGCCGAGGATGGCTGTTTTCGCTACGGCGGCGACGAATTCTGCATCGTGCTGCCCAATTGCGACGCGCGCCACGCCGAGCAGACCTTCATGTTGCGGCTCAGAAACGAAATGGCGAAAGTCTTGCCCGAGGTCAGTTTGAGCATGGGTTGCGCCGAGACCGGGCCGGATGATTTCATTCTGCCCGATGTCTTGCTGGACCAGGCGGATCAGCGCATGTATCGGGTCAAGCAGGATGGCCGCTTGCCGCCTGCGCCTGAGGACGGCGTGCCGGAAGCCAGCCCTGGGGACTACGCGGACTAG
- a CDS encoding class I SAM-dependent methyltransferase, with protein MEERTVENGKVGNLADVPSPIDLRQMADAAEWAAKAMEKRPWRVEFFDRFAHELAGACRVLELGSGPGFLARHLQERLPQLRLELFDFSEAMHQLARERLGVLAERADFRLGSFREADWARGLPLYDAVITNQAAHEVRHKRHLPALHRQARSLLRPGASDHYAGGDGMANDQLYATVEEQEAALRQAGFGDVALLMRRGGLVFFRAE; from the coding sequence ATGGAAGAACGAACAGTGGAGAACGGGAAAGTGGGGAACCTGGCCGATGTGCCCAGCCCGATAGACCTGCGCCAGATGGCCGACGCGGCCGAATGGGCGGCCAAGGCAATGGAAAAGCGGCCGTGGCGCGTCGAGTTTTTCGACCGTTTCGCCCATGAGCTGGCGGGCGCCTGCAGGGTGCTGGAGCTGGGCTCCGGCCCGGGCTTTCTGGCGCGCCACCTGCAGGAACGTTTGCCGCAGCTGCGCCTGGAGCTGTTCGATTTTTCCGAGGCCATGCACCAGCTGGCGCGCGAACGGCTGGGCGTGTTGGCGGAGAGGGCCGATTTTCGCCTGGGCAGCTTCCGCGAAGCGGACTGGGCACGGGGCTTGCCGCTGTACGACGCGGTGATCACCAACCAGGCCGCGCACGAGGTACGGCATAAGCGCCATCTGCCGGCGCTGCACCGCCAGGCGCGTTCGCTGCTGCGGCCGGGCGCGTCCGACCATTACGCCGGCGGCGACGGCATGGCCAATGATCAGTTGTACGCGACGGTGGAAGAACAGGAAGCGGCCTTGCGCCAGGCTGGCTTCGGCGATGTGGCGCTGCTGATGCGTCGGGGCGGGCTGGTGTTTTTCCGCGCCGAGTGA